The following is a genomic window from Crocinitomicaceae bacterium.
CCGGTTTAGGACCCCAAAAACCACCGCCAACAAATGAGTTCCCGGGTTCAATGTGAAAATAATAACCTCCGCGTCTGGCGGCTGTGGCGCGTTTAAAGCTTCCACCAAAATGTGAGTTGTACGGTGTCTTGTCACTTGAAAAACGAATATCACGATAAATGCGGTGAAGACTTTTTTTGCCGGTAGGTGTTTCAATTACATCATGCTTATTCATTTCAGTTAGTAATGCATCAGCAAAATGAATCATCTTTTCATGTTGTTCAAGATAGATTGATTTATGTGCATTGAACCAATCACGGTCATTGTTTTTTTTCAACTTTTTTAAAAAGTCAAACACCGATTTATCTAAAAAGATTTTAGCCATGCAAATGAATCAATTTATAAACTGTAAAAAAAAAATTCATCGTGCCAAAAGAATTTTCATAATTCTTCTGGTCAATTTTTACTGAGTGCTATTTTGTGAAAACGATTAGTGCCCTTTGATTAATTTGAAGGTTTTTTTGCCTTCAGTGGTTGAAAGAGAGACGAAATAAATGCCCGGAGCATGTGATGAAAAATCTACCGTTTTCACATTGGTGCCTTTGAATACACGTGTGCCTGAAATGTCATATACTTCAACTGAATATTCAGGTGCGCTGCAAACTAATTGAAGATTTCCGTTTTCAAACCAAACTTGTGATACCATTTCTAATTCTTGAACTGAAGCAGAACCAACGTTAATTTGCACCTCATTAGAAGTTTGTATGTCACCTGAAAAATCACTCACGCATACCACATAATAAGTGCCAGCGCTGGCGAAATTTGGAGTATAAGTGGTGCCTGTTTGTGCCGTACCAAATGATACATATCCTGAGCCTGAAACTGTTGAATATTTCCATTCACGAGAAGTTGCTGCTGATGGTGATTCTGCGGCGGTAAGCATGGTTCCGTTTGCGCCAACGTTTATACTTTGCGTGGCAGTTGGAGAAATGGAAACCGCGTTGGTTGAATTGAGCACTGCATCAATTTTTAAACTATTGAAGTTTGCTTGCGCCGGTGAACCAAATGTGCCTGACATTTTTAGTTTAATATAAAATGTGGTGACACCCGGATCAAATGTTGGGGATATGAGTGTAGATACTGAAAATCCTGCCCCCCAGCTTTGTGAACCCACTAAGGTATAGCTAACATTATCTGTACTGAATTCAATGGAAACTAAACAATTTTCAGTGGTTGCGGTAAGATAAAAATCCAAATCATTTGAATTGATCGTGAACTGACGATAAGTTTCTATGGTATAGGCGTTACCTGTTGTACCGTTAAAATTGTAGATGTTGGCGCCATTAACACTATTGGATGTGATATTGGTAGTTACCGGAGTTGACCAGCCCGTCCATGCGTCTACATACGATTGTCCTGTTGTGTAAACAGTAGTTTGTGCAAATGATGCTCCAATCCATACAAGGGATAATAACGTGAAGAGTAATTTTTTCATAAGTGTTCTGAGTGTATAGTTTTCAGTGCCGAATTTACATAAAATAATAAACCAAGCAAACTGCAGGAGTTAGACCAGCGTCAGTATTTTGTTAAATTTAGTGAAGACGACATTCCATGATATTCATCACTTTTGACAATTCCATGACAAATACCCATTTACCAATCCTGATTTTTGCGGCATGATTCGGTTTAATGTTATCGCATTTACACACAATTGTATTGGAGTAGAAGAGATTGGTAAGTTCCATGTGGAGGCTGATCAAATTGTGCAACGCATGCAATTTCTGCAAGAGGAAGTAGGTATTTCTGAAATCATGTATTTAAGTACCTGTAATAGGGTAGAATTTATTTTTGTGACAAGTGAAGAGGTGGATGCAGATTTTATTGCACTCTTTTTAAAGGCATTCAATCCATCATGGCATCATACTCAAATTCAGCATTACCTTGAGCGGGCAAAATGTTGGAATGGTATCAACGCCGTCAATCACCTGATTGAAGTTGCATCTTCAGTTGACAGTATGGTGCTTGGAGAACGTGAAATCATTACGCAAGTGCGCAATGCGTTTGATTTTTCACGTGAACATCATTTGTCAGGAGACATCATTCGCTTAGTGGTTAGGCAAGCAATTGAGACAGCAAAAAAAGTGTATACAGAAACGCAAATTGCTACAAAACCGGTATCGGTTGTTTCATTGGCTTATCATCATTTGTGTGAAAGAAATCCTGATATCAATTCCAGAATTCTGGTTGTTGGGTCAGGTGTCACCAATACAAACATGTGTCGGTTTTTGAAAAAGCATGGATTTAAAAATTACCAAATTTATAACCGCACAAAAGAAAATGCTGAGGTGCTTGCTCGCTTTACGGGTGGCAGTGCGCATGCATTGAGTGAATTGTCAGATCATATCAATGGGTTTGATATTCTGGTTACTTGCACCGGGTCACAAGATCATGTTATTACACAGGCAATTTATGAACGATTGATTGCAGACGATAAGAGAAAAAAAATTGTGATTGATTTGGCAATTCCGGCTGACCTTGATCCTGCTATACCTGAAAAATTTGAGGTTGACCATATCTCAGTTTCATTTTTAAAATCAGTGGCAGATGAAAATTTAAAAGAGCGCCGGAAAGAACTCATCAAAGTGAGGCAAATTATTTACGAAGCGGTTGAAGAATTCAAAGAGATTTTTAAAATGCGTCAGGTAGAAATTAAAATGCGCTCAATACCTGAAAGAATCAAAGAAATCAGATCAACTGCAACCGGTCAAGTATTTGCAAAAGAGATCAATCAGCTGGATGAAAATTCACGTGAAATACTTGAAAGAGTCTTGGATTACATGGAGAAAAAATACATCAGCGTGCCGATGGTGATGGCAAAAGAAATGATGATGAAAAAAGAGGCTGAGGAAATCTGATTTGTTACATTAACCTGAACACATTTGTTCTACCAAAACGCCAAACAAAAATCATATAAGAGATTAACATGAAATAGCCAGATGACTCGGCTTGATAAACCGAAAATCAGTATGGCGCAGTACCCGTCTACCAACAGGCAGGTATGTTACCTTCAAAAAATAAATTATTTACACATGAAAATCAGAATAGGTTCACGCGGTAGTGATCTGGCTTTATGGCAAGCAAACTTTGTAAAAGCACAACTTGAAAATCTGGGTCATCAGGTAGAGATTAAAATTATTGTAACACGCGGTGATCGCATTCAGGATTTGAGCTTTGATAAAATTGAAGGGAAAGGTTTTTTCACCAAGGAAATTGAAGAAGCGCTCTTGAATAATGAAGTTGATTTAGCAGTTCACTCGCATAAAGATCTTGAAACTACCAATCCTGAAGGACTCATCATTGGTGCGGTTTCGTATCGTGAAGAGCCAAATGATATTTTATTAATTCACCCATCTGCATCAGATAAAAGCCAACCGTTTTCACTGGCAGTTAATGCTGTAGTTGGCACCTCTGCCGCAAGACGCAAATCACAACTGAAGCGTTTACGACCCGATTGTTTAATTGAAGATTTGCGCGGCAACGTACCAACACGTGTTCAAAAATTGCGTGATGGAAAATACGGCGCTATCGTTCTGGCTTGCGCCGGTGTTGAGCGCTTACGTCTCAATTTAGAAGGGTTACATGTTATGAAATTAGCCCCTGAAGATTTTGTGCCTGCACCTGCTCAAGGGGTGCTGGGTTTACAAATAAGACAACAAGACATTGAACTTGCTCAAGCCCTGAAGAAAATTCATCATGAAGATGTGGCTGAATCAATACAGGTAGAGCGCGATGTTTTGCGTTTAATGGAGGGCGGTTGCCAATTACCTTTAGGCATCTATTGTCAAAAGTTAAATACCGAATTTCATGTATTGGTGAGCTATTCTAAATCAAGTGCTGAGGCAGGTAAATTATACCAATTCAATCAATCATCAAGTGCAGGTTTGGCTGAAAAAATTGTGCAAGAACTAAAGCGTGGCTAAGTCAAGAGTCATATTGATTACTCGCAAGTTGAAGAATGATTCTGCTTTGAAGAACTGGGCACATCATCAAGGATATACATTGAATGATATTTCTTTTATAAAAACAATTCCGGTCAAGGGTTTGAAAATTCCTGAAACGGATTGGATATTTTTCAGTTCTCCGTCAGCGGTACGTTGTTTTTTTGAAGAATACACCTTGAAGCAAAAACGCATTGCTTCATTGGGTAAAGCCACTGCAAGTGTATTGGCAGACTATGGGTATCAGGCTGATTTCATAGGTGATGATGAGAAAACGCCCTCTGAAATTGGCAAAGAATTTTTTGATAAACGGTCAGGAAATGAATCCATTTTTTTTCCGCTCAGTAATTTATCACAACGGAATGTATTATCCCATCAGGGCAATAGAAAAGTAATTGAATTAAATACGTACCACACGCTGCCCATTCAATATACCTTGAGTGAAAAACCGGATGTCATAATTTTTACCAGCCCGTCAAACATTGAATCCTATTGTTCAACAAATGAACTTACTTTATCTGATACCCTTGTTGCAATTGGTAAAACAACAGCTGCTGCGCTTGAGAATTTAGGTTTTCGCAAAATCATCGTGAGCAGCACACCGCGTGAAGAAGATTTGATTGCCGCATTGCAATCTCTTGAATAAATTGGAAACACTACCTTTGTTACCATGAGTGACGGCATTTCATTTGAAACTTTGTTAGAGAATTCAGTAGTTGTCTCTGAAAATAATGATTATCATTTCGAGATACGCTTGTATGCCGACCCGAATAAGCAATACCAGTTACTTTTCACCAATGGGTTGCGAACAAAAGCACAAGAAGTGAATGAGCGAAATGTGGGTTTTGAACATATTGAACTCTACATGTTGTTGCCTGAATACTGGAATCTTCAACAACATAGCTGGCCACAAGAATGGCTGAATAAAATTGCCCAGATTCCAAAAAAAAATAATACCTGGTTTGGCCTCGGAGATACCATTCCTGCGGGTAATCCAACAAAACCAATTACTGAAAAATTCAAGGCTGAATATTTTATTATAGCCAAACCCATGAAGTTGGAACGAGTGCTGAAAACAAAAGATGCTGGCTTTGAATTTTTAGCTGTTATACCAATTTATAAAAAGGAATTTCAATACAAAACACAATTTTCATCTATTGTACTATTTGAAAAATTTCAGGAAAAAAACATTTCTGAAATGATAGATGAATTTCGATTACCGGCTGCGCGCAAGAAGTTTTTGGGGGTGATATAATCTTTCCGTTTTACTTAGAGTTGTACAAACTCATTGTCTTCTCTATGCCTATAGTTACAAAGGCATGAATCATTTCACAGGCCAATTTCATGCGTTCTTGAAGAACAGGGATTTCATCTGTTTGCCATTCGCCCAGCACATAATCTACTTGTTTACCTTTTGCAAAATCACTTCCAACACCAAACCGTAACCGTGCGTAATTTTCAGTTTGCAAAGTAGCCTGAATATCTTTCAACCCATTATGGCCGCCGTCACTGCCTTTGGGTTTCATCCGCAATTTTCCCAAGGGCAAGGCAAGATCATCCGTAATTACGAGTAAATTTTCAACCGGAATTTTTTCGTGTTGCAACCAATAATTTACTGCCTTACCGCTTAAATTCATAAAGGTTGATGGCTGCAACAAAATAAGCGTGCGCCCTTTGTATTTATGTGTTGTCACATTCCCTAGTTTGGCCGTTTCAAAACGTGCATCAGTGCCCTCAATCAATTGTTCAACCACCCTGAAACCAATGTTGTGACGGGTGTTTGCGTATTTTTCTCCGGGGTTTCCTAAACCAACAATCAGGAATTTCATGTGAGGGAATTTGGTGGTAAATATACGAAGTGAGAATTGATAAACTCACATCAATTATTCCGATCTTTACGAGGCATCAATCGTAATCTTCTTTAAAATGAAGCGCACCAATCTTACACTTGTTATTTTGATTTTTTTTGCAACGCATCTGTTCTCTGTGCGAGAGGCATTTGCTGTGTCACTGGCGTATTCTATTTGTGAAAGTGAAGACAGTTTACATACTGACTCAATAAACGTGATGGCATATTACGCTGCTAATCATGACACCTTGTTGCCAAGCAAATCAGTTGGAACTGTTTCAGAAGGAGAGTTAGTGAATGGTCGAATCATTCCGTTTTATGGTGAAAATTTTCAATATTTTTCTGCTGAGAGTTATTTGGGAGGAAGAGCATTTGCGCACGAAAAAGTAATTAATACGCTCTTGCTTTTTTATGCTGATTTGAAATCAAACTATCCTGAAAGATTTTTTTATATCATGGAAATGTCAAACAAACAAGGAGGAAAAATTTATCCGCACCGTACGCATCAAAACGGCCTGAGTGTTGACCTCATGTTGCCAAAAATTAAAAATGGTCAACCTGATTATTCATTAGACTCATTAGGGAAGAATCACTATTTTCTTTCGTTTAATGATCATGGTGAATTTGCCGGTGACTCTTCTCTCACCATTGATTTTGAATTGCTGGCGCATCAGTTACTCTTGCTTGATTTTTGCGCGAAGAAATCAGGTTTGAAAATTGCCAAAGTCATTATCAAACTGGAATATAAAGATGAATTATTCACGACAAGTTTTGGTGAGCAATTAAAAAACACCGACATTTATTTTGCCCAAAAACTTACACCACTGATCAATGATTTGCATGATGATCACGTGCATGTTGATTTTGAAGAGAAAGATTAGTTTTTTAAAAATCAAACTTAATCCCTTGCGCAAGTGGCAAAGCGGTAGAGTAGTTGATGGTGTTTGTTTGACGGCGCATGTAAACTTTCCACGCGTCAGAACCTGATTCGCGTCCTCCGCCGGTTTCTTTTTCACCACCAAATGCTCCGCCAATTTCAGCACCGGATGTTCCAATATTTACATTCGCAATACCGCAATCTGATCCGGCTTGTGAAAGGAATAATTCTGACTCGCGAATATTGTTGGTGAAAATTGCAGAAGACAATCCTTGTGCAACATCATTCTGAATTTTAATGGCATGATCAATTTCACCTGAATATTTGATCAAATATAAAAGCGGAGCAAAAGTTTCATGCTGTACAATTTTGTATTTGTTGTCAACTTCTGCAATGCATGGTGAGACATAGCAACCTGATTCATAGCCTGCGCCTGATAGTACTTTGCCTTCAACTAAAATATTTCCACCTTCACTTTTTACTTTTTGAATGGCTTCAAGATAGGTTTGTACTGCGTCGGTATCAATGAGTGGCCCCATGTGATTCCCCTGATCAAGTGGGTTACCAATTTTTATTTGTTTATACGCATTAACCAGAATATCTTTTACCTGGTTGTAAACTGAATCATGAATAATCAAACGACGAGTTGAAGTGCAGCGTTGTCCGCTAGTGCCAACTGCACCAAAAACTACAGCGGGAATTACCAATTTCAAATCGGCAGATGGCGTAATAATAATTGCGTTGTTTCCTCCAAGTTCAAGTAATGAACGTCCCAGACGTTTTGCTACTGTTTCACCAACAGCGCGTCCCATGCGGGTTGAACCGGTTGCTGAGATTAAGGGTACACGATTATCTGATGTGAGCATTTGTCCAATTTCTGCACCGCCAATTACTAAACCGCAAACACCTTCAGGTACATTATTTTCTTTGAAAACTTCAGCGGTAATTCGTTGGCAAGCAATTGCAGTAAGGGGAGTTTTTTCAGATGGTTTCCAAA
Proteins encoded in this region:
- a CDS encoding DUF2461 domain-containing protein, encoding MAKIFLDKSVFDFLKKLKKNNDRDWFNAHKSIYLEQHEKMIHFADALLTEMNKHDVIETPTGKKSLHRIYRDIRFSSDKTPYNSHFGGSFKRATAARRGGYYFHIEPGNSFVGGGFWGPKPEDLQRVREDIADNGDELKKILQAKKFKSTFGTIWGESLKTAPKGFDKNHPHIEYIRLKQFLISKSFTDEEVLASDFHLKMNAAFKEMRPFFDYMSTALTTNSNGESIL
- a CDS encoding T9SS type A sorting domain-containing protein, coding for MKKLLFTLLSLVWIGASFAQTTVYTTGQSYVDAWTGWSTPVTTNITSNSVNGANIYNFNGTTGNAYTIETYRQFTINSNDLDFYLTATTENCLVSIEFSTDNVSYTLVGSQSWGAGFSVSTLISPTFDPGVTTFYIKLKMSGTFGSPAQANFNSLKIDAVLNSTNAVSISPTATQSINVGANGTMLTAAESPSAATSREWKYSTVSGSGYVSFGTAQTGTTYTPNFASAGTYYVVCVSDFSGDIQTSNEVQINVGSASVQELEMVSQVWFENGNLQLVCSAPEYSVEVYDISGTRVFKGTNVKTVDFSSHAPGIYFVSLSTTEGKKTFKLIKGH
- the hemA gene encoding glutamyl-tRNA reductase — translated: MIRFNVIAFTHNCIGVEEIGKFHVEADQIVQRMQFLQEEVGISEIMYLSTCNRVEFIFVTSEEVDADFIALFLKAFNPSWHHTQIQHYLERAKCWNGINAVNHLIEVASSVDSMVLGEREIITQVRNAFDFSREHHLSGDIIRLVVRQAIETAKKVYTETQIATKPVSVVSLAYHHLCERNPDINSRILVVGSGVTNTNMCRFLKKHGFKNYQIYNRTKENAEVLARFTGGSAHALSELSDHINGFDILVTCTGSQDHVITQAIYERLIADDKRKKIVIDLAIPADLDPAIPEKFEVDHISVSFLKSVADENLKERRKELIKVRQIIYEAVEEFKEIFKMRQVEIKMRSIPERIKEIRSTATGQVFAKEINQLDENSREILERVLDYMEKKYISVPMVMAKEMMMKKEAEEI
- the hemC gene encoding hydroxymethylbilane synthase; its protein translation is MKIRIGSRGSDLALWQANFVKAQLENLGHQVEIKIIVTRGDRIQDLSFDKIEGKGFFTKEIEEALLNNEVDLAVHSHKDLETTNPEGLIIGAVSYREEPNDILLIHPSASDKSQPFSLAVNAVVGTSAARRKSQLKRLRPDCLIEDLRGNVPTRVQKLRDGKYGAIVLACAGVERLRLNLEGLHVMKLAPEDFVPAPAQGVLGLQIRQQDIELAQALKKIHHEDVAESIQVERDVLRLMEGGCQLPLGIYCQKLNTEFHVLVSYSKSSAEAGKLYQFNQSSSAGLAEKIVQELKRG
- a CDS encoding uroporphyrinogen-III synthase, producing MAKSRVILITRKLKNDSALKNWAHHQGYTLNDISFIKTIPVKGLKIPETDWIFFSSPSAVRCFFEEYTLKQKRIASLGKATASVLADYGYQADFIGDDEKTPSEIGKEFFDKRSGNESIFFPLSNLSQRNVLSHQGNRKVIELNTYHTLPIQYTLSEKPDVIIFTSPSNIESYCSTNELTLSDTLVAIGKTTAAALENLGFRKIIVSSTPREEDLIAALQSLE
- a CDS encoding suppressor of fused domain protein, which produces MSDGISFETLLENSVVVSENNDYHFEIRLYADPNKQYQLLFTNGLRTKAQEVNERNVGFEHIELYMLLPEYWNLQQHSWPQEWLNKIAQIPKKNNTWFGLGDTIPAGNPTKPITEKFKAEYFIIAKPMKLERVLKTKDAGFEFLAVIPIYKKEFQYKTQFSSIVLFEKFQEKNISEMIDEFRLPAARKKFLGVI
- a CDS encoding aminoacyl-tRNA hydrolase, whose product is MKFLIVGLGNPGEKYANTRHNIGFRVVEQLIEGTDARFETAKLGNVTTHKYKGRTLILLQPSTFMNLSGKAVNYWLQHEKIPVENLLVITDDLALPLGKLRMKPKGSDGGHNGLKDIQATLQTENYARLRFGVGSDFAKGKQVDYVLGEWQTDEIPVLQERMKLACEMIHAFVTIGIEKTMSLYNSK
- a CDS encoding penicillin-insensitive murein endopeptidase, whose amino-acid sequence is MKRTNLTLVILIFFATHLFSVREAFAVSLAYSICESEDSLHTDSINVMAYYAANHDTLLPSKSVGTVSEGELVNGRIIPFYGENFQYFSAESYLGGRAFAHEKVINTLLLFYADLKSNYPERFFYIMEMSNKQGGKIYPHRTHQNGLSVDLMLPKIKNGQPDYSLDSLGKNHYFLSFNDHGEFAGDSSLTIDFELLAHQLLLLDFCAKKSGLKIAKVIIKLEYKDELFTTSFGEQLKNTDIYFAQKLTPLINDLHDDHVHVDFEEKD
- a CDS encoding aldehyde dehydrogenase family protein, producing the protein MSATAVQSEIGQILSQLGIKEINSGASTGSYWFATRGTKIDSYSPVDGKLIASVHSASETDYEATILKAQEAFAEWRLIPAPKRGEMVRQLGVKLREYKEPLGKLVSYEMGKSLQEGLGEVQEMIDICDFAVGLSRQLHGFTMHSERPSHRMYEQYHPLGIVGIISAFNFPVAVWCWNTALAWVCGDVCVWKPSEKTPLTAIACQRITAEVFKENNVPEGVCGLVIGGAEIGQMLTSDNRVPLISATGSTRMGRAVGETVAKRLGRSLLELGGNNAIIITPSADLKLVIPAVVFGAVGTSGQRCTSTRRLIIHDSVYNQVKDILVNAYKQIKIGNPLDQGNHMGPLIDTDAVQTYLEAIQKVKSEGGNILVEGKVLSGAGYESGCYVSPCIAEVDNKYKIVQHETFAPLLYLIKYSGEIDHAIKIQNDVAQGLSSAIFTNNIRESELFLSQAGSDCGIANVNIGTSGAEIGGAFGGEKETGGGRESGSDAWKVYMRRQTNTINYSTALPLAQGIKFDF